The proteins below come from a single Arthrobacter sp. B1I2 genomic window:
- a CDS encoding glycosyltransferase, which translates to MRILLWHVHGSWTDAFVRGRHEYLLPVLPERGAWGLGRAGRDWPESAREVDLATLDADSVDAVVLQRPEEIDEVVRTLGRTPGVDLPAVFVEHNTPKGNFPNTSHPLADQNSIPVVHVTHFNRLAWDNGSAPTTVIEHGIPDPGQLYTGELPELGVVVNEPVRRGRVTGTDLLPAFASVAPLQVFGMKTEGLAEATGIDAARLTSRGDLKTRELHRELARCRVYIHPMRWTSLGLSLLEAMHLGMPVVVLATTEAPRAVPQEAGAVSADVDELLRCAARLVANPDEARRRGLAAREAALERYGLGKFQDRWDELLADLRNRPRHPVNKRPDERILVPARERKTP; encoded by the coding sequence ATGAGAATCCTGCTCTGGCATGTCCACGGTTCCTGGACGGACGCCTTTGTCCGCGGCCGTCATGAGTACCTGCTTCCCGTCCTGCCCGAACGGGGAGCCTGGGGGCTGGGCCGCGCCGGCAGGGACTGGCCTGAATCAGCGCGGGAGGTGGACCTGGCGACGCTCGACGCCGACTCCGTGGACGCCGTCGTCCTCCAACGCCCGGAAGAGATCGATGAAGTGGTCCGCACCTTGGGCCGGACGCCCGGGGTCGATCTTCCGGCCGTGTTCGTGGAGCACAACACGCCCAAAGGCAACTTCCCGAACACCAGCCATCCACTCGCCGACCAAAACAGTATTCCGGTGGTTCACGTCACCCACTTCAACCGGCTGGCCTGGGACAACGGCTCTGCTCCCACCACGGTGATCGAGCACGGAATCCCCGATCCCGGACAGCTCTACACCGGTGAGCTGCCGGAACTTGGCGTAGTGGTCAACGAACCGGTGCGGCGCGGCCGGGTAACAGGAACCGACCTGCTGCCAGCCTTCGCGTCCGTGGCGCCGCTGCAGGTGTTCGGCATGAAGACAGAGGGCCTGGCCGAAGCCACTGGAATCGACGCTGCACGCCTGACTTCCAGGGGCGACCTGAAAACCCGTGAGCTGCACCGGGAACTGGCGCGTTGCAGGGTCTACATCCACCCCATGCGCTGGACCTCGCTGGGGCTGTCCCTCCTGGAGGCCATGCACCTGGGCATGCCGGTGGTGGTGCTTGCCACCACGGAGGCCCCACGGGCGGTGCCGCAGGAAGCCGGCGCCGTCTCCGCCGACGTCGACGAACTGCTCCGCTGCGCGGCGCGGCTGGTCGCCAATCCGGATGAAGCCCGACGGCGGGGACTCGCCGCCCGTGAGGCGGCACTGGAGCGTTACGGCCTGGGCAAGTTCCAGGACCGCTGGGACGAGCTCCTGGCGGACCTGCGGAACCGGCCCCGGCACCCCGTCAACAAACGGCCGGACGAGCGGATCCTCGTTCCGGCGCGGGAGAGGAAGACCCCATGA
- a CDS encoding phage holin family protein, producing MSSQIPEMPPSEAHVKADNASLGELLGDVTRDLSTLMRQEVELAKAELKQTTSRAGKGAGMLAGAGVGGHFVLLFLSLALMWALGAIMPLGWSALIVAVIWGIIAAVLASMGRKELKQIKGMPQTGETLSEIPPTLKPGEVNR from the coding sequence ATGAGTAGCCAGATTCCCGAGATGCCGCCCAGTGAGGCGCATGTGAAAGCGGACAACGCGTCCCTGGGTGAGTTGCTCGGTGACGTGACCCGGGACCTGTCCACCCTGATGCGCCAGGAAGTGGAACTGGCCAAGGCCGAACTGAAACAAACCACTTCCCGCGCAGGCAAAGGCGCCGGCATGCTCGCCGGCGCCGGCGTCGGCGGACACTTCGTCCTGCTCTTCCTGTCCCTGGCCCTGATGTGGGCCCTGGGCGCCATCATGCCCCTGGGCTGGTCCGCGCTGATCGTCGCCGTGATCTGGGGCATCATCGCCGCGGTCCTGGCCTCCATGGGCCGCAAGGAACTCAAGCAGATCAAGGGCATGCCCCAAACAGGCGAAACCCTCTCAGAAATTCCCCCAACCCTAAAACCAGGTGAGGTAAACCGATGA
- a CDS encoding D-glycero-alpha-D-manno-heptose-1,7-bisphosphate 7-phosphatase: MGSSETSKLRAVLFDRDGTLVVDVPYNGDPGKVRPMAGAKAVLDSLRAEGIATGVISNQSGIARGLITAEDVAKVNARVEELLGPFDVWEVCPHAEQDGCACRKPAPGMVHSACRKLGIHASEAALIGDIGADVGAAEAAGATGVLVPTPVTRAEEVAAARLVASDLASAVGLLQGTP; this comes from the coding sequence ATGGGAAGCTCTGAAACCTCCAAGCTCCGGGCTGTCCTGTTCGACCGGGACGGGACCCTGGTGGTCGATGTGCCCTACAACGGGGACCCCGGCAAAGTACGGCCAATGGCCGGTGCCAAGGCAGTGCTGGACAGCCTGCGGGCAGAAGGAATCGCCACCGGTGTGATCAGTAACCAGTCAGGTATTGCCCGCGGGCTGATCACGGCCGAGGACGTGGCAAAAGTCAATGCCCGGGTGGAAGAACTGCTGGGACCTTTTGACGTGTGGGAAGTTTGCCCCCACGCCGAGCAGGACGGCTGTGCCTGCCGCAAACCCGCCCCGGGAATGGTCCACAGCGCCTGCCGCAAACTGGGCATCCACGCATCGGAGGCTGCCCTTATCGGGGACATCGGCGCCGACGTGGGGGCTGCCGAGGCTGCCGGCGCCACCGGAGTCCTGGTTCCCACGCCCGTGACCCGCGCTGAAGAGGTGGCTGCGGCACGGCTGGTCGCCTCCGATCTGGCGTCCGCCGTCGGCCTGCTGCAGGGGACGCCCTGA
- a CDS encoding DUF3618 domain-containing protein gives MSENPDVIRADIEATRARLGTNVDAVADKVTPSNIVHRQTDKVKGAVSGVKEKIMGAADTATTKVHDTTSTGAGHTTNAMHSAGDSLHQAGDTVSARLSDAGQAVSAAPDQVKAKTQGNPLAAGLIAFGAGLLVSSLIPPSQKEREAADQLKTAAQPLATQVTDAAKTMAQDLKEPAQEAMENVKATATDAAQNVKTEGQQAATDVKDRATDAKDNVQNT, from the coding sequence ATGAGCGAAAACCCTGACGTCATCCGCGCAGACATAGAAGCCACCCGGGCACGCCTGGGCACCAACGTGGACGCCGTGGCCGACAAGGTCACCCCGTCCAACATCGTCCACCGCCAAACCGACAAAGTGAAGGGCGCCGTGAGCGGGGTGAAGGAGAAAATCATGGGAGCAGCAGACACCGCCACCACCAAGGTCCACGACACCACCAGCACCGGTGCCGGGCACACCACCAACGCCATGCACTCCGCCGGGGACAGCCTGCACCAGGCCGGGGACACCGTCTCGGCCAGACTCTCCGACGCCGGCCAGGCCGTCTCCGCCGCTCCGGACCAGGTCAAAGCCAAAACCCAGGGCAACCCCCTGGCCGCCGGGCTGATCGCGTTCGGCGCCGGCCTGCTGGTCTCCTCACTGATCCCGCCGAGCCAGAAGGAACGCGAAGCCGCGGACCAGCTCAAAACCGCAGCCCAGCCCCTGGCCACCCAGGTCACCGACGCCGCGAAAACCATGGCCCAGGACCTCAAGGAACCAGCCCAGGAAGCCATGGAAAACGTCAAAGCCACCGCCACCGACGCCGCCCAAAACGTCAAGACCGAAGGCCAGCAAGCCGCCACCGACGTCAAAGACCGCGCCACAGACGCCAAAGACAACGTCCAAAACACCTAG
- a CDS encoding NAD-dependent epimerase/dehydratase family protein — protein MRIAITGASGNAGTALLRNLQGQLARKPGSLQLVGISRRLPNTSQDPYGGVQWHTLDVGLEQDRPQLEEALAGVDAVVHLAWQIQPNRNLALLHRTNVTGTRNVLEAAARMGVKQVVCASSVGAYCKADKDQRRDESWPATGMAGSHYSRHKAEQEKLLDEFAAAEPGITVARLRPGLIFQGRAGSEIGRYFLGHAFPRLVPRKPWVPLLPVPDNLIFQAVHADDVAEAYWRVVDQRASGAFNIAAEPVLTPRELARILGAKRILPIPMRLLHAVVDLTWRARIQPTDSGWVEMAAGAPIMDTSRAQRILGWEPKVSSIDAVKELLAGMGTGKGIDPSPVLRPRQTIPGLRRRP, from the coding sequence ATGCGCATAGCCATCACGGGAGCCAGCGGAAACGCAGGAACAGCATTGCTGCGCAATCTTCAGGGCCAACTCGCCCGGAAGCCCGGCAGCCTGCAGCTTGTCGGAATCAGCCGCCGGCTGCCCAATACCTCCCAGGACCCCTACGGCGGCGTGCAGTGGCACACCCTGGATGTGGGCCTGGAGCAGGACAGGCCGCAGCTGGAGGAGGCGCTCGCGGGCGTTGATGCGGTAGTCCACCTGGCGTGGCAGATCCAGCCGAACCGCAATCTGGCGCTCCTGCACAGGACCAATGTCACGGGCACGAGGAATGTCCTGGAAGCTGCCGCCAGGATGGGCGTGAAACAGGTTGTGTGCGCCTCGTCGGTGGGCGCCTACTGCAAGGCGGACAAGGACCAGCGGAGGGACGAGTCCTGGCCGGCAACAGGCATGGCCGGCTCGCACTACAGCCGCCACAAGGCGGAGCAGGAAAAGCTCCTTGACGAGTTCGCGGCCGCAGAGCCAGGCATTACTGTCGCCCGGCTGAGGCCGGGACTCATTTTCCAGGGAAGGGCGGGAAGTGAAATCGGCAGGTATTTCCTGGGGCACGCATTTCCGCGGCTCGTACCGCGGAAGCCCTGGGTTCCGCTGCTGCCGGTTCCGGACAACCTGATCTTCCAGGCGGTCCACGCGGATGACGTGGCAGAGGCTTACTGGCGGGTGGTGGACCAGCGGGCCAGTGGCGCCTTCAACATTGCCGCCGAACCGGTTTTGACTCCCCGGGAGCTTGCCCGCATCCTTGGCGCCAAGAGGATCCTTCCCATCCCCATGCGGCTGCTTCACGCAGTGGTGGACCTGACTTGGCGGGCACGTATTCAGCCCACGGATTCGGGGTGGGTGGAGATGGCGGCCGGCGCACCCATCATGGACACGAGCCGCGCACAACGGATTTTGGGGTGGGAACCGAAAGTGTCATCCATTGACGCGGTCAAGGAACTCCTGGCAGGCATGGGAACGGGGAAAGGCATTGACCCTTCCCCCGTTCTCAGGCCGCGGCAGACCATCCCTGGCTTACGGCGCCGGCCCTAG
- a CDS encoding sigma-70 family RNA polymerase sigma factor has translation MPESFAALAVDAAPVHHQQSEPAQQQAPPATSGRLRETFENDLVLRYLDLAEALAARFEARGRERADLNQVAYLGLVKAARGFDQAKGESFPAYAAPTITGELKRYLRDRTWVVRPPRHIQDLRTRLFRAEPELTQSLGRNPSVAELAGELGTDPAEVQEAISASSSMHPDSLDAVNPNSDAPSIGEILACPETPLERLEELACLRDAMQDLDDSDRELLYRRYFCEETQVQLGKRLGMSQMQVSRRLAKVLVELQRRLEASAQFGGPEDAAANETSSRVARADQTANHVAPFRQTRNGHAGSSAGTAAGRRFGGTRTR, from the coding sequence ATGCCCGAGTCCTTTGCCGCACTTGCCGTGGACGCTGCGCCTGTCCATCACCAGCAGTCCGAGCCGGCACAACAACAAGCTCCTCCCGCCACATCAGGACGGCTGCGGGAGACGTTCGAGAATGACCTGGTCCTACGGTACCTGGACCTCGCCGAAGCCCTCGCCGCCCGGTTCGAGGCCCGCGGCCGGGAGCGCGCAGACCTGAACCAGGTGGCCTACCTGGGCCTGGTGAAGGCGGCACGCGGATTCGACCAGGCCAAGGGTGAAAGCTTTCCCGCCTACGCCGCGCCCACCATCACCGGCGAACTGAAGAGATACCTTCGCGACCGGACGTGGGTTGTGCGCCCGCCCCGCCATATCCAGGACTTGAGGACCCGGCTGTTCCGGGCAGAGCCGGAGTTGACCCAGTCGCTGGGCCGGAACCCCAGCGTTGCCGAACTGGCCGGCGAGCTGGGGACTGACCCCGCTGAGGTGCAGGAAGCCATTTCGGCATCCAGCAGCATGCACCCGGACTCCCTTGACGCCGTGAACCCGAACTCGGATGCACCGTCCATTGGCGAAATCCTGGCCTGCCCGGAAACGCCCCTGGAGCGGCTCGAGGAACTCGCCTGCCTGCGCGACGCCATGCAGGACCTGGACGACTCAGACCGCGAGCTCCTGTACCGCCGCTACTTCTGCGAGGAAACACAGGTTCAGCTGGGGAAGCGGTTGGGAATGTCCCAAATGCAGGTGTCCCGCCGCCTCGCCAAGGTGCTGGTGGAACTGCAGCGCCGCCTCGAGGCAAGCGCCCAGTTCGGTGGGCCGGAGGATGCTGCCGCCAATGAAACGTCGTCCCGGGTTGCTCGCGCGGACCAGACAGCCAACCACGTTGCGCCATTCCGGCAAACCAGGAATGGGCATGCCGGCAGCAGTGCGGGCACTGCTGCCGGCCGCCGCTTCGGCGGCACGAGGACCAGGTAA
- a CDS encoding YihY/virulence factor BrkB family protein: MATHDDSETSTAKAGQAPDPNDARKPDSPRDLDKPSWKYITKKTLREFTKDQCPDLAASLTYYAVLSLFPALLALVSLLGLFGDPQKTTNALLEIVRGFAPAETVNTISGPVSELTSAPAAGFTLVLGLLTALWSASGYVGAFGRAMNRVYEVDEGRAFVKLRGTMLAVTLLAVVIVALLAGMLVLSGPVSEAVGGLIGLSGPFLTVWNIAKWPVMVILIVAIIAVLYYATPNVKQPKFRWMSMGSGIALFVFLIASLGFGFYVGNFGNYNKTYGALGSVIIMLLWLWILNMSLLFGAEFDAEVERGRQLQAGIKAEETIQLPPRDTKKSEKLQQQIEEDIKHGRELREKYSSEEDLDGQDGSGDSQDEQPAGNGQAGDSHGERHRDRVREKVQHRAGNGESDDGGRHSRDA; the protein is encoded by the coding sequence ATGGCCACTCACGACGATTCCGAGACCAGTACCGCGAAGGCGGGCCAGGCTCCGGATCCAAACGACGCAAGGAAACCCGACAGCCCGAGGGACCTGGATAAACCGTCCTGGAAATACATCACCAAAAAGACGCTTCGGGAGTTCACCAAGGACCAGTGCCCCGATCTGGCAGCCAGCCTGACGTACTACGCAGTGCTCTCGCTGTTCCCGGCCCTGCTGGCACTCGTTTCACTGCTTGGCCTTTTCGGTGATCCACAGAAGACAACCAACGCCTTGCTCGAGATCGTGCGCGGCTTCGCTCCGGCAGAGACTGTCAACACGATCAGCGGCCCAGTGTCGGAACTGACCAGCGCCCCGGCCGCCGGGTTCACCCTGGTGCTCGGCCTCTTGACCGCCCTGTGGTCCGCCTCCGGATATGTAGGTGCTTTCGGCCGGGCCATGAACCGGGTCTATGAGGTGGATGAGGGCCGTGCCTTCGTGAAGTTGCGCGGCACCATGCTCGCCGTCACCCTCCTGGCCGTGGTCATCGTGGCGCTGCTGGCCGGCATGCTGGTGCTCAGCGGGCCGGTTTCCGAGGCAGTGGGCGGCCTGATCGGCCTCAGTGGCCCCTTCCTCACGGTGTGGAACATCGCCAAATGGCCGGTAATGGTCATCCTGATCGTTGCCATCATTGCCGTCCTTTACTACGCCACACCCAACGTCAAGCAGCCCAAGTTCCGGTGGATGAGCATGGGCTCGGGCATTGCCTTGTTCGTGTTCCTGATCGCTTCGCTTGGCTTCGGCTTTTACGTAGGCAACTTTGGCAACTACAACAAGACCTATGGCGCGCTGGGCAGCGTGATCATCATGTTGCTGTGGCTGTGGATCCTGAACATGTCACTGCTGTTTGGCGCTGAGTTCGACGCAGAGGTGGAGCGCGGCCGTCAACTCCAGGCCGGCATCAAGGCAGAGGAAACTATCCAGCTGCCGCCGCGGGACACCAAGAAGAGCGAAAAGCTGCAGCAGCAGATCGAGGAAGACATCAAGCACGGCCGTGAACTCCGGGAAAAGTACAGCTCGGAGGAGGACCTGGACGGCCAGGACGGCTCCGGCGACAGTCAGGATGAGCAGCCTGCCGGCAACGGGCAGGCCGGCGATTCCCACGGGGAGCGGCACCGCGACAGGGTTCGCGAGAAGGTGCAGCACCGCGCGGGCAACGGAGAGTCCGACGACGGCGGCCGGCACAGCAGGGACGCTTAG
- a CDS encoding O-methyltransferase, producing the protein MFEHKPRPEWIATEEFLSSAVVHPDAAVQQAIRAAAEAGMPAIEVAPNAGKLLKLLVQLSGARRILEIGTLAGCSTIWMGRGLPHNGKIVTCEYLPQHAEVAWANIDAAGLGERVEIRLGPALDTLAALEEEDREPFDFIFIDADKQNNSRYLDWAVRLGRPGAAVVLDNTIWEGAVLDPEIDPVNAPGIIDALKLLGDHPRLDATVIQTVGSKGWDGFALARILPQKQ; encoded by the coding sequence ATGTTCGAGCACAAACCCCGGCCGGAGTGGATTGCCACTGAGGAGTTCTTATCCAGTGCTGTCGTGCATCCGGACGCAGCCGTCCAGCAGGCCATCCGCGCTGCGGCCGAAGCCGGGATGCCGGCCATTGAGGTGGCGCCAAACGCCGGCAAGCTCCTGAAACTCCTGGTGCAGTTGTCCGGTGCCCGCCGCATCCTGGAGATCGGGACGCTGGCGGGCTGCAGCACCATCTGGATGGGCCGGGGACTTCCCCACAACGGCAAGATTGTCACGTGCGAATACCTGCCCCAGCATGCAGAGGTGGCGTGGGCCAATATCGACGCCGCCGGCCTGGGGGAAAGGGTGGAAATCCGGCTGGGCCCCGCACTGGATACCCTCGCCGCCCTCGAGGAAGAGGACAGGGAGCCGTTCGACTTCATTTTCATCGACGCCGACAAGCAGAACAACAGCCGCTACCTTGACTGGGCCGTCAGGCTCGGCAGGCCGGGTGCGGCCGTCGTCCTGGACAACACGATCTGGGAGGGGGCGGTACTCGATCCGGAGATCGACCCCGTCAATGCGCCAGGGATCATTGATGCACTCAAGCTGCTCGGCGACCACCCGCGGCTGGACGCCACCGTCATCCAGACCGTCGGCTCCAAGGGCTGGGACGGGTTCGCCCTGGCGCGCATCCTCCCGCAAAAACAGTAG
- a CDS encoding glycosyltransferase family 9 protein has product MGSVLVARLDSMGDVLLAGPAVRAVANGRAQHGGSTNHVVMLCGRQGEAAAAMLPGVAEVYSWDSPWIMNPAPRMTGPHADRLIEYVRNSRITEAVILTSFHQSPLPLALLLRLAGVERITGASTDYAGSLLDVRLKPGEDFPEDQPEAERALGIAEAAGFRLPAGDDGKLHVSSVPDVTHLVGEEPYVVVHPGAAVPARAWPPLHHAAAVELLQGAGYRVVVTGGPGEKSLTATVAGPSALDLGGRTDLPTMAGVMAGADAVISGNTGPAHLAAAVGTPVACLFSPVVPAIRWAPYGVPLELLGDQNAPCRMSRARVCPIPGHPCLDSVSPEEVVAAVERLISGVSSFSTHVSTRRKARNR; this is encoded by the coding sequence ATGGGGAGCGTCCTGGTGGCCCGGCTGGACAGCATGGGCGATGTCCTGCTGGCAGGTCCAGCGGTCCGCGCGGTGGCCAACGGCCGCGCCCAGCACGGCGGAAGCACCAACCACGTTGTGATGCTGTGCGGCAGGCAGGGCGAAGCTGCGGCCGCCATGCTCCCGGGCGTCGCCGAGGTCTACAGCTGGGACAGCCCCTGGATCATGAACCCGGCGCCACGGATGACCGGCCCGCACGCCGACAGGCTGATCGAATATGTCCGGAACTCCCGGATCACCGAAGCAGTCATCCTCACGTCCTTCCACCAGTCACCGCTGCCGCTGGCCCTGTTGCTGCGGCTGGCAGGCGTGGAGCGCATCACCGGCGCTTCAACCGACTACGCCGGTTCGCTGCTGGACGTGCGCCTCAAGCCGGGGGAGGACTTCCCCGAAGACCAGCCCGAGGCGGAACGGGCGCTGGGTATCGCCGAGGCCGCCGGCTTCCGGCTTCCCGCCGGCGACGACGGAAAGCTGCACGTCAGCTCCGTTCCCGATGTGACGCACCTGGTGGGTGAGGAACCGTACGTCGTGGTCCACCCCGGAGCCGCTGTTCCCGCCAGGGCCTGGCCCCCGCTGCACCATGCGGCCGCCGTCGAACTTCTCCAGGGTGCGGGGTACCGGGTGGTGGTGACCGGGGGTCCGGGCGAGAAGTCGCTGACCGCCACCGTGGCCGGCCCCTCGGCGCTGGATCTCGGTGGGCGCACCGACCTTCCCACCATGGCCGGCGTGATGGCGGGCGCGGATGCCGTGATCAGCGGCAACACCGGGCCGGCCCACCTGGCCGCCGCGGTGGGAACACCGGTGGCGTGCCTGTTTTCCCCCGTGGTCCCGGCGATCCGCTGGGCACCCTATGGCGTGCCCCTGGAACTCCTCGGGGACCAGAACGCACCCTGCCGCATGTCCCGCGCCCGGGTTTGCCCCATCCCGGGCCACCCCTGCCTCGACTCGGTGTCCCCGGAGGAAGTGGTGGCGGCGGTGGAACGCCTGATCAGCGGAGTGAGCTCCTTCAGCACCCACGTCAGCACCCGTAGAAAGGCCCGCAACAGATGA
- a CDS encoding thiamine-binding protein codes for MLLAFSVAPSGVPSEGSRPTDASVHDAVAAAVRIVRESGLPNQTDSMFTTIEGEWDEVFDVVKRATEAVGRYGSRVSLVIKADIRPGYSGELTAKVDRLENALAQEP; via the coding sequence ATGTTGCTTGCATTCTCTGTTGCCCCATCAGGCGTTCCCAGCGAGGGCTCCCGGCCAACCGACGCGTCCGTGCACGACGCCGTTGCAGCCGCGGTGAGGATCGTCCGGGAGTCCGGGCTGCCCAACCAGACGGATTCCATGTTCACCACCATTGAGGGTGAGTGGGATGAAGTGTTCGACGTCGTTAAGCGGGCCACCGAGGCCGTGGGACGCTACGGCAGCCGCGTCTCGCTGGTGATCAAGGCCGACATCAGGCCCGGCTACAGCGGCGAGCTGACGGCGAAGGTGGACCGCCTCGAAAACGCCCTGGCGCAGGAGCCCTAA
- a CDS encoding glycosyltransferase, protein MKIAMISEHASPLAALGGVDAGGQNVHVAALSEALAQRGHHVTVYTRRDATELPERVRVGRRLEVVHVDAGPARHVPKDELLPYMGELADGVASDWGQRPPDVVHGHFWMSGLAALDAARRPHTGYRVPMLQTFHALGTVKRRHQGAEDTSPEARRWLEPGVGRSADRIIATCSDEVFELKAMGIATGKISIAPCGVDLSFFSPEGPAAARKRRYRILSVGRLVPRKGVDLVIRALPYLKAAGFDDVELLIVGGGGDSSVMHADPEIRRLLDLAAELGVSEQVTLQGQVSRAEMPGIFRSADAVVCAPWYEPFGIVPLEAMACGVPVVAAAVGGLRDTVVDHTTGLHVPPRDPEAIASALSLLLGNPALRTKLGQAGERRARTRYSWDRVAAETEKAYQLAMAGAPAGVVPMEGAVL, encoded by the coding sequence ATGAAGATCGCCATGATTTCCGAACACGCCAGTCCGCTGGCGGCACTGGGCGGGGTGGACGCCGGCGGGCAGAATGTTCACGTTGCCGCACTGTCCGAGGCCCTTGCCCAGCGGGGCCACCACGTCACCGTGTACACCCGCAGGGACGCAACGGAGCTTCCTGAACGGGTCCGGGTGGGGCGCCGCCTGGAGGTGGTCCACGTGGACGCCGGCCCGGCCCGGCACGTGCCCAAGGATGAGCTGCTGCCCTATATGGGCGAACTCGCGGACGGCGTGGCCAGCGACTGGGGACAGCGGCCGCCGGATGTGGTGCACGGCCACTTCTGGATGTCCGGCCTGGCTGCCCTGGACGCCGCCCGGCGGCCCCACACCGGATACCGCGTACCGATGCTGCAGACGTTCCACGCCCTGGGGACCGTCAAGCGCAGGCACCAGGGTGCCGAGGACACCAGCCCCGAGGCACGCCGCTGGCTGGAACCAGGCGTGGGACGCTCCGCGGACCGGATCATCGCAACGTGTTCGGATGAGGTCTTCGAGCTCAAGGCCATGGGCATCGCCACCGGCAAGATCTCCATTGCCCCCTGCGGTGTGGACCTCAGCTTCTTCTCGCCGGAGGGCCCGGCGGCCGCACGCAAGCGCCGGTACCGGATCCTCTCAGTAGGGCGGCTGGTGCCGCGCAAAGGCGTGGACCTGGTGATCCGCGCGCTTCCCTACCTCAAGGCGGCAGGATTCGACGACGTCGAGCTCCTGATTGTGGGCGGGGGCGGTGACTCGAGCGTGATGCACGCCGACCCCGAAATCCGCCGCCTGCTGGACCTTGCCGCCGAGCTCGGCGTGTCTGAACAGGTGACCCTGCAGGGGCAGGTGTCCCGGGCTGAGATGCCGGGCATCTTCCGCAGCGCGGACGCCGTGGTGTGCGCCCCTTGGTACGAGCCGTTCGGCATTGTCCCACTGGAGGCCATGGCCTGCGGCGTTCCAGTGGTGGCAGCAGCGGTGGGCGGGCTCCGGGACACGGTGGTGGACCACACCACCGGCCTGCACGTCCCGCCGCGGGACCCGGAGGCCATCGCATCGGCCCTGTCACTGCTGCTGGGAAACCCCGCCCTCCGGACCAAACTCGGCCAGGCCGGAGAGCGGCGCGCCCGCACCCGGTACTCCTGGGACCGGGTGGCAGCGGAAACCGAGAAGGCCTACCAGCTGGCCATGGCCGGTGCCCCCGCCGGCGTTGTACCGATGGAAGGAGCCGTGCTGTGA
- a CDS encoding D-sedoheptulose-7-phosphate isomerase produces the protein MTAEWSLREADLRTLTAPPALPAVIPGATFVDPASADAVRTHLDNVLPALDSLRSQSGRLAAWGVELAQRLLRGQRLLAAGNGGSAAEAQHLTAELVGRFDSERVPFSAISLHAESSAVTAIANDYGYDEVFARQVRAHGRSGDVLMLLSTSGKSPNLLRAAEAASRLNMTTWALTGAGPNPLADACDEAVMVDALNANAQEGHLIALHAVCRAFDLEVARHTPSLVPGLANGGRP, from the coding sequence GTGACTGCCGAATGGTCCCTGCGCGAAGCAGACCTGCGCACCCTGACCGCGCCGCCGGCGCTGCCCGCGGTAATCCCCGGCGCCACCTTCGTGGATCCGGCCAGCGCCGACGCCGTGCGAACCCACCTGGACAATGTTCTTCCGGCCCTGGATTCACTCCGCAGCCAGTCCGGCCGGCTCGCCGCCTGGGGCGTGGAGCTGGCGCAGCGCCTGCTGCGCGGGCAACGCCTGCTGGCGGCCGGCAACGGTGGCTCGGCCGCGGAGGCGCAGCACCTCACCGCCGAGCTGGTGGGCCGGTTCGACAGCGAGCGGGTCCCGTTCTCCGCCATCTCCCTGCACGCCGAATCATCCGCGGTCACCGCCATTGCCAACGATTACGGCTACGACGAGGTCTTCGCCCGGCAGGTCCGCGCGCACGGCCGCTCCGGCGACGTGCTGATGCTGCTGTCCACCAGCGGCAAGAGCCCCAACCTGCTGCGGGCGGCGGAAGCGGCGTCCCGGCTCAACATGACCACCTGGGCACTCACCGGCGCCGGACCCAATCCGCTGGCGGATGCCTGCGATGAGGCCGTCATGGTCGACGCCCTGAACGCCAACGCCCAGGAAGGGCACCTGATCGCCCTGCATGCCGTCTGCAGGGCTTTCGACCTTGAGGTTGCCCGGCACACCCCATCCCTTGTCCCGGGACTGGCGAACGGGGGCCGGCCATGA